A region of Streptomyces sp. NBC_01750 DNA encodes the following proteins:
- a CDS encoding LysR family transcriptional regulator — protein sequence MIEARHLRVLRAVAATGSFSAAARTLGCTQPAVSQQMKALETSAGTPLLIRTGREMRLTQAGEALVRHASGILAGLTAAEEEIAAIAGLRAGRVRLVSFSSGSSTLVPTALAALRAAHPGTRVSLVEAEPPRSVEMLREGDCDVALAFRYGGTDTEWDDLTARPLLTDRLVGLVPEGHRLAGSDSVAIGDLAGEPWIAGCPRCRRQLVEVCEEAGFTPRIDFATDDYPAVIGLVAAGLGVAVLPELAMESVRPKAARTVTVEPAVQREIVALTLPDLAQVPAVAAMLDQLTLAASRRP from the coding sequence GTGATCGAAGCCCGTCATCTCCGTGTCCTGCGCGCCGTTGCCGCCACCGGCTCATTCTCGGCGGCCGCGCGCACGCTGGGCTGCACACAGCCCGCCGTCAGCCAGCAGATGAAGGCGCTCGAGACGTCCGCGGGAACCCCGCTGCTGATCCGTACAGGTCGCGAGATGCGGCTCACCCAGGCGGGTGAGGCGCTCGTGCGGCACGCCTCGGGAATCCTCGCCGGCCTCACCGCCGCCGAGGAGGAGATCGCCGCCATCGCCGGTCTGCGGGCGGGCCGTGTCCGGCTGGTCTCGTTCTCCAGTGGCAGCTCCACGCTTGTGCCGACCGCGCTCGCCGCCCTGCGCGCGGCCCACCCGGGCACCCGCGTCTCTCTCGTCGAAGCCGAGCCGCCCCGCTCGGTGGAGATGCTGCGGGAGGGCGACTGCGATGTGGCGCTCGCCTTCCGTTATGGCGGGACGGACACGGAGTGGGACGACCTGACCGCCCGGCCGCTGCTCACCGACCGCCTCGTGGGCCTCGTCCCCGAGGGGCACCGCCTCGCCGGATCGGACTCCGTCGCCATCGGCGATCTGGCCGGCGAGCCCTGGATCGCGGGCTGCCCGCGCTGCCGCCGCCAGCTCGTCGAGGTCTGCGAGGAGGCGGGCTTCACCCCGCGTATCGACTTCGCCACCGACGACTACCCGGCGGTGATCGGCCTGGTCGCCGCCGGTCTGGGTGTCGCGGTCCTGCCCGAGCTGGCGATGGAGTCGGTTCGGCCCAAGGCCGCGCGCACCGTGACTGTGGAGCCCGCGGTCCAGCGAGAGATCGTCGCGCTCACGCTCCCGGACCTGGCGCAGGTCCCGGCGGTCGCCGCCATGCTCGACCAGCTGACTCTGGCCGCGTCACGACGGCCCTGA
- a CDS encoding MOSC domain-containing protein — MKLLTVNVGRPKTVEYTDSAGGTTGIDKRPAEGAVRVMEPGPKGQGAGGVVGDTVCDLRHHGGTHQAVYAFAREDLDFWERELGRSIANGSFGENLTTSGLDVTGAKIGERWRIGDEVVLEVTSGRTPCRTFASWLGEKGWVKRFMRHGAPGAYLRVVEPGEIRAGDAIEIVHRPDHEVTVELSFRADTTERELLPRVLAAGEALHPELLKDARAYVAKHGG; from the coding sequence ATGAAGCTTCTGACCGTGAATGTGGGACGGCCGAAGACCGTCGAGTACACCGACTCCGCGGGCGGCACGACCGGCATCGACAAGCGGCCGGCCGAGGGGGCCGTCCGGGTGATGGAGCCGGGCCCCAAGGGACAAGGGGCCGGCGGCGTCGTCGGGGACACGGTCTGCGATCTTCGGCACCACGGCGGGACCCACCAGGCCGTGTACGCGTTCGCGCGCGAAGATCTGGACTTCTGGGAGCGGGAGTTGGGGCGGTCGATAGCCAACGGCTCCTTCGGGGAGAACCTCACGACGAGCGGGCTCGATGTGACCGGGGCGAAGATCGGTGAGCGCTGGCGGATAGGCGACGAGGTGGTGCTGGAGGTGACAAGCGGCCGCACTCCGTGTCGTACGTTCGCGAGCTGGCTGGGTGAGAAGGGCTGGGTCAAGCGCTTCATGCGGCACGGCGCGCCCGGCGCGTATCTGCGGGTCGTCGAGCCCGGCGAGATCCGCGCGGGCGACGCGATCGAGATCGTGCACAGGCCGGATCACGAGGTGACGGTCGAGCTCTCGTTCCGGGCCGACACCACCGAGCGGGAGCTGCTGCCCCGGGTGCTCGCGGCCGGCGAGGCGCTCCACCCCGAGCTGCTGAAGGACGCCCGCGCATACGTCGCCAAGCACGGCGGGTAG
- a CDS encoding WhiB family transcriptional regulator, with protein sequence MADFSRLPGPNADLWDWQLLAACRGVDSSLFFHPEGERGAARSARENSAKEVCMRCPVRAECAAHALAVREPYGVWGGLTEDEREELMGRARHRLIPATSVGGVPRG encoded by the coding sequence ATGGCAGATTTCTCCCGCCTTCCCGGACCCAACGCCGATTTGTGGGACTGGCAGCTCCTCGCAGCCTGCCGTGGGGTGGACAGCTCTCTCTTCTTCCACCCCGAGGGTGAGCGTGGTGCTGCACGGAGTGCGCGCGAGAACTCGGCGAAAGAGGTCTGCATGAGATGCCCGGTCCGCGCGGAGTGCGCGGCGCACGCGCTGGCGGTGCGGGAGCCGTACGGCGTGTGGGGCGGACTGACCGAGGACGAGCGCGAGGAGCTGATGGGGCGCGCACGGCATCGACTGATCCCGGCGACCAGCGTGGGAGGCGTACCGCGAGGCTGA